The Polyangium mundeleinium genome contains the following window.
CGCAGAGAGACCCCATCACCGGCGAGCCGCGCGGGGTCTCCGGCGAGCTCGCGCGCGAATTCGCCAAACGACTCGGCATCCCGATCGAGTTCGTCACCTTCGACGCCGCTGGCAAGGTATTCGAGGCTTTGAAGCGCGGCGAATGGGACATCGCCTTCCTGGCGATCGATCCGGTGCGCGCGGCCGAGATCGACTTCACGGGGCCTTATGTGCTGATCGAGGGCGCCTACGTCGTGCCGAAGGACTCGCCCATCAAGACCACCGACGAGGTGGACCGCGACGACATCCGTGTCGCCGCCGCCAAGGGCAGCGCGTATGAACTTCATCTGACGCGGACACTCGAGCGCGCCAAAGTCGTCACACAGCCGACCGGCTCCGAGGCCTGCGAGATGTTCCTGCGCGACAAACTGGAGGTCGCCGCCGGCGTGAAGCAGCCGATGACCAAATTCGCCGAGGAGCATCCCGAGACGCGCCTGATCCCCGGCCGCTTCATGGCGATCGAGCAGGCGATGGGCATGCCGAAGGGCCGCGACGCAGGCGTGCGCGCGCTCCGCGCGTTCGTCGAGGAGATGAAGGCGTCCGGCTTCGTCGCGAGGGCACTCGAGCGCAGCGGCCAGAACGAGGCGGTCGTCGCGCCGCCGACGCCGATTTGATCCGCGCATTCACCGTCGCGGGGGTGGCCCGTCATGGCGGAGGGTGGCGGCTGCCAGGGATGAGCGATGTCGTGCTCGGCAATCGTCGCATGTTTGTTCAAGGGGCAATGCCCCGGGTCGGGTCAAGGGCGGAAGCCCTTGTGGGGTGAAGGGGCAACGCCCCTTCGCTCTCGGTCGAGAGCGGCAGCTCGACGCAGAAGGTCGAGCCCCGGCCGATCTCGCTCGACACACGAATTCGGCCGCCGTGCGCCTCGACGATGGTGCGCGTGATGTAGAGGCCGAGCCCGAGCCCCCCGTAATGCTGCGACGAGACGCCGCGTCGAAATCGTTCGAAGAGCTGCGCCTGCACCTCGGCCGGGATCCCGATCCCGCGGTCCGTCACCGAGAGCCGTGCGACCCGATCTTCTCCGGTGATGGTGATGTCGATCGGCTGGCGTTCCCCGAACTTGATCGCGTTGGTGAGGAGGTTGGTCACGACCTGCTCCAGGCGGTGCGGGTCCCACCGGCCGATGACCGGCTGCTCCGCGCGCACGGCAATCGCGCTGCCTGACCGCGCGATCTGATCGCCGAGGTGGGCGACGACCTCGTCGACGAGCGCGCGCAGCTCGACGGGCGCTGGGTACAGCTCGAGCCTCCCCGCCTGGATCCGGGAAACGTCGAGGAGCATATCGATGAGGTCGGCGAGGCGCTTGACCTGGCGGTCAGAGAGGGCGACCGCGGATCGCACGCGCTCGACGTCCATGCCCCGCGCGAGCCTTTGCCCCAGCGATTGAATGGCGAGCTGCAGGCTGGTGAGCGGGGTGCGGAGCTCGTGCGAGGCGATCGAAAGGAACTCGTCCCGTAGCTGCACGGCCTCCTCCGCTGCCGTGCGCGCGCGCCGCTCGTCCAGGAGGAGCTGATCGCGCTGCTGCTCGGCGCGCACGCGCGCGGTGATGTCGCGGAAGCTCCAGACCCGCCCGACCACGCGCCCGCCGAGGCGCTGGGGCTGCGAATAACGCTCGAAGATGCGCCCGTCCGCGAACGGGATGACATCGAAGCTGGACTTCTCGGGCGAGGCATAGAGAGCGCGGATCCTTTGCAGGAACGTCTCGGGATCGAGGAGCTGGTCGCAGACGAACGTACGGAACGTGTCGTCCGACCCGGTGGAGAGGATCTCGTCCGGGATGCGCCACATCGCCGCGAACCTGTGATTCTGACGCACGACGCGCTGCTCGTCGTCGACGACGAGGATGCCGTCCGCCGTCGATTCGAGCGTGGCCTCGAGGAGCGAGTAGGAATGGCGGAGCACCTCCTCGGCGCGCCGTCGCTCCGCGTTCTCCTGCTGCAAATCCGCATAGAGGCGCGCATTCTCGATGGAGTTGGCCGCCTGGGCCGAGAGATGCCGGATCACCTCGACGCGATCGGGGGTGAAAGCAGAGCGGGTGAGGTCGTTGTCGAGATAGATCACGCCGGCGAGGCGGCCCTTGTAGACGAGGGGCGCGGCGAGCGAGGAGCACGGCGCACCGCCGGCGAAGCAGGGATCGCGCCCGAACGGCCCGTCGATCGCGAGGTCGTCGAGCAGGACGGTCTCGCGCGTCCGCGCCACGTACGTGACGACGCTGGCCGGCAGGTCCTTGCGGTCCTCGAGGGGCGCCGCGCCAAGCACGTGGACGGCCGCCTCGCCGATGCGGTGCTCGGCCTCGACGACGAGCCGTCCGTCACGCAGCAGCAGCAGGACGCCGCGCCGCGCGCCGGCATTCTCGACCAGGATGCGCATGAGCGCGTCGAGCAGGCGCTCGAGGACGATCTCGCCCGAGATGGCCTGGGAGGCCTTGAGCACCGAGCCGAGGTCGAGCGCGGTGCTGGCGGGCGCAGCGGCCTCCGGGCCCATCGCGCCGCGAAGGATCTCGCTGGGGACGAGGTCGGGGTACGCGCGTTCGAGGCGCCGCATCGCCTCGGTCGCGCCCCAGCGGCCGTACGCCCGGTGCGCCTTGGTCAGGTAGGCGCAGGCGACGGTGGTCTTGCCGAGAGCGCGGAAGGACAGGCCGGCGAGCTCGTTGGCGAGCGCCTCGTCGTGGAGGTAGCCGCCGCGCTGCGCGAGGGCGATCGCCTCGTCGTAGCGCTCCCACGCGGCGTGCGCGTCGCCGCGGACGCGCGCGAGCTCGGCGTCGAGCAGGGCGCTGCGGTGCGCCAGGTTCTCCGGGCAGAGGTCCGCCCAGCGCGAGAGTTTTTTAGCGAAGATCTCCGCGCGGGCGAGGAAGAGCACGCGCTCGTCGGGGGAGACCACGTCCGCCGCCTGCGTGAGCGCGACGCCGGCGTAGACATGGAACGCAGCGGCGCCCTGCCAGGACACCACGGTCGGGATCTCGATGTTCAGCGAGAGCGCGGTGCGCGCCGCTTCCTCGAACGCGCCCTGGAAGACGCCGAGGAGCACGACGTAGAACTGCGCGAGGGAAGTCGAGACCAGGTTGTCCATCCGGCGGGACTCCTCGATCACCTCGTCGATGTCGACCCATGCGCCCTTGAGCTTGGCCGGGCGCGCGGTCTCGACCGAGAGCTGGTGCGCCAACTGTCCGATCGCGTCGACTATCCAGGTGATGGTGTCGAACTCGTCGAGCTTGCATATCGGCTGGTAACTCTGCGCCTCGGCGAGGAGGTCGGAGAGCGGCAGGCCGCGCAGGAGGCTGTTCGTGATGGCGTTGACTGTGTTGTAGAACGCCCAGATGTACTGGCCCGTCTCGAGCCCGGCGTGCATCCCCGCGAGCAGCGACTTCTGGCAGGCGGGGTAGCCCTCTCTCCAGTGCTGTACGTGGCCGCCCCACAAGTGCCGGAGCATCGCCTCGGATTTCTTGTCCGGGTGGCGCTCCGAAAGGTCGATGGCAGCGCGGCCAAAGCGGTAGCCGAGCTCGACGTCGCCGCGGGCGCAGAGGGACGTCCCGAAGGTGATGCAGCCGTAGATCGCGTGCTTCGACAGGCCGTGGCGCAGCGTGTTCTCGAGGATCTTCGCGACCATGATGGTGAGGTTGTTGGGGCTCAAGAACCAGCCGGGAGCAAAGAGCTCCTGGAGCACGTCCTGCATGGCGCGGATCTCCGGGTCCACGAGCGGCGGCAGGCCTGGGAGCGCATCGAGCGTCTTTTCCCGGACGAGATCCATCGTCGCCTGGACTTGGGCGTTGACCATGGATTCGTCGGGGAACGGGGGCAGGTCGAGCCCGAACGGGCGCAGGGCCGCGAGTCCCTCCGCGAGCGCGGCGGGCAGGTCGTTCTTGAGCACCTGCACGTTCATCTTGAGCCGCAGCACCTCGGTGCGATCGAGCCGGCTCGCGGTCCGCTCCAGGCTGTCGGAGAGGACCGCGAGGGCGTCGTCGTGCCGGCCGCAGAGCGAGAGCATGAGGCCGGTCTTCTTCGCGTACTCGAGGCGGAGCGGGTACTGCGACGTCCAGGCATCCTCGGGAAGGCGCAGGAGGCCGAGCTTCAGGTAGCGCAGGGCGGCGCCGAAGGCGGCCGCGTCCTCGGCGCGGCAGGCGGCCTCGAGGCTCATGCGGGCGATGCGCAGGCGCTCCGCGGGGTCCGACACGAGGTCGCCCGCGTTGTTCAGGTGGCCGACGACGTCGAAGAGGTTCTGGTTCTCGGAGAGGTCCAGCTTGCCCGCGAGCAGCCGGCCGATCCGGAGGTGGAAGGCGGGCCGGTCCGCCTCCGGGATCATCGCATAGGCGCCCTCCTGGACCTTGTCATGAGCGAAGCGGTAGCCCTCGCGGCGGGCGATCACGAGCCCCTCGCTGACGGCGGGATCGAGGCGACCGTACGCGTCTTCCGGCGAGCACTCGCTCACCGTGGCGAGCACGTCGAGCTCGAACCGGTTGCCGATCGCCGCGGCGAGCTTCAGGGCCGCCTGGGTCGTCGCGGGTAGCCGCGCGATGGTGCGCACCATGAGGTCGACGACGTTGTCCGTGTACGCGAGCGCATCGATCTTGGCGAGGTCCCAGCGCCATCCCGACCCGGCTGCGAACGTGAGCACGCCGTGGTCGTGCAGCGACCGGACGAACTCCTTGACGAAGAACGGGTTGCCGCCGGTCTTCTTCAGCACCGCATCGGCGAACGGCCCGCAGTCGTCGCGCTTGAGGCTGTCCGAGAGCATCTCGAGCAGGTGCGGGCGCGCGAGCGGGGCGAGGACGATGTCGCGCACGACGAGCCCGGCGTGCTCGAGCTCCTCGATGGCCAGGACGAACGGGTGCCCGGGCGAGACCTCGTTGTCGCGGTAAGCGCCGCAGAAGAAGAGCGCCTCGAGCGAGTCGTCGGCGAGGAGCGCCCGGAGCAGCCCGAGGCTCGCGGGGTCGATCCACTGCAGATCGTCGAGGAACAGGACGAGCGGGTGCGCGTGCCGCGCGAACACCGAGACGAAGAGCAAGAAGCACCGGTTCAGGCGGTTCTGCGCCTCGACGGGCCCGAGCTCGGGGACGGGCGGCTGCGCGCCGAGCACGTGGGATAACGAGGGGATGACGTCGCAGATCACCTGCCCGTTCGGGCCGAGCACGTCGAGGAGCAACCGCCGCCACGCCTCGCTCCGCGCCTCGCTCTCGGTGAGGATCTGCCGCACGAGGCCGTCGAACGCCTGGATCACCGCGCTGTAGGGCGTGTCGCGGTTGTACTGGTCGTATTTGCCGCTCGTGAAATAGCCCTTCTGCCGCGCGAGCGGCTTCAGGATCTCGTGAACGAGCGAGGATTTGCCGATGCCCGAGTAGCCGGAGACGAGGACGATCTCGCGGCTCCCCGCGAGCGCGCGCTCGAACGCGGCGGTGAGCGCCTCGATGTCATGCTCGCGGCCGTAGAGCTTCTGGTGGATCCGGAAGAGGTCCTGACGATCGCGCTGGCCCACGACGAAGGGCTCGATCGTCCCCGTGCCGCGCAGGGCCTCACGGCAGCGCTCGAGGTCGGCGAGCAGGCCCTCGGCGCTCTGGTAGCGGTCCTCGGCGTTTTTCGCGAGCAGCTTGAGCACGACGTCGGAGACGGCCTCGGGGATCGTCGGATCGACGCGGGACGGCGGCGCGGGCGCGAGGGCGAGGTGCGCGTGGATGAGCTCCATCGGGTCCAGGACCTCGAAGGGGCGCTGACCCGTGAGCATCTGGTAAAGGATGACGCCGAGCGCATAAAGGTCGGTCCGGTAGTCGACGCCGCGGTTCATGCGGCCGGTCTGCTCGGGGGAGATGTAGGGCAGCACGTCGGCGATCACCGCCGGCTCGTAGAGCCGCTCGTGCGCGCGGGTGATCTCGGCGTCGACGCCGAAGTTCTTGATCTTGACCGCGCCGTGCGCGCCGACGAGCACGTTTTGCGGGCGCAGGTCGCGGTGGACGAGCCCCGCCGCGTGCACCACGGCGAGGCCTTCGGCGAGCGCGGCCGCGAGATCGAGCGCATCGACGACGGGCATTCTGCGTGACGGACGCGCGGCGAGGATCCGCGCGAGATCGCGGCCCGGGAAGTCCTCGAGGACGACGATCAAGGAGCCCGCGAGCTCCTCGACGCCGCGCAGCGCGACGAGGCGGGGCGAGGCGATGCGCGCGATGCGCTCGTACTGGTGCTTGAAGCGCGCGACCTCGGCGCGCGTCGATCCTTCCGCGCGGAGGATTTTCAGCAAAACCGGGACGCCGTCGCCCTCGCGGTACGCGCGGTACAGGCTAAAATCGGCGCTTTCCTCGATCTTCTCCCGGAGCGCGTAGCCTCTCCCGACGACCATTGAAGACCTTGCTCACTCGCCCGTGCAAGGCGGCGCATATGACAAGCTACTTATATGCCGAAGGGTGAGCAAGTTCGGGGAACGCCAGCCGATAGACATCACCATCACCGGAGAAGATCGGGTCGCACGGCTCTCGGTGACGGACCGCGGGAGCGGAGGCGGGCGCGGGAGCGGGAGGGGAAGCCCGCCCCGGTCGTCCTGCCAGGTGCTTATAGCGTGACGTCGGAGAGTCGCGACATCGATGCTTACAAGGGGAAGCGAACCGCTCTCCCGCTCGATCTCGGCGAGATATGAGCAACTCGAAGCCGGCGATATCGATTTCGGCGGCGTACATGTCTCCTTGTGGCGACGGGGGGCGGATGGTGACCGTGATGGTGCGGGGAGCGCGTCCGTCCGCAGGGGTCCATTGCAGCTTCTGGATTTGCATGGGCGAGGTCATTGCTTGGCGCAGTCCCGGGGACACCGAAGGTCCGCGTGTGGCGCGTCCGGGGCTCGATGCAAATGGGCACGTTCGAGGCGCGATGGGCCTCGCGCCCCGAAAGCCCTCATCTCTCCTTGCCACCCAGCGGCTCCTGAGGAACCCTGCGAGGCTCGCAGATGAAGATCACAACGGTCATGAACGGCGTCCGCTGCTCGAGCCGGCGAGCCTCGCATCCACAGCGGTTCGCGGCGCTCGCATGTGCTGCCTTGGTCGTCAGTTGCACGCAAGCACCGCCGCAAGCACCGCCGCAAGCACCGCCGCAGGCGCGACAGGAGGTGGTGTCTCCCTCCCCCGCCACCGCTGCGGCACCGCCGCCCCCTGTCGCCGAGGTTCAGGTCGATGGTCCGCGCATTCGCGTCGCCTTGAAGGAAATTCGCGTCGACGATGCGGCCGTACCTTGGGACCCCGCGCTCCTTCGAGACCGGCTCCAGAAGATCGATCCCCTCTTCGAGGCGCTGCGCGAGCTTCGCAAGCCCGGAATCGACCGGCTTGCTTCCGGCGAATGCGTCTTCGAGGTCGAGCCCGACGTCCCCTTCACGGCCGCGGCCAGCGCCATCATGACGAGCGCGTTTGCAGGCTGCCCAGTGGCATGGGTGTCGACCGGCTCGGGGTGGCTGAAGTTGCGGACGCCCCTTCCGCTGCCTCCCGGCACGCCGCTCCCGGCGCCCGAAAGCAGAGTTCCCTCGCGCCGGCAGAGCGCGCTGCACATCGGCCCGACGGAGCTCGAGCTCACGGTCTTCGCGGTCGTGCCGCCCGCCTCCGGCGCGGGCCGCGAGCAGCTCGAAAAAGTCGTGCATCGGACGGTCGAGCGTGGGACGTCGGCGGCCCGCGAGCTCGGCAGCGCGCTCGTCGGGGCTTGCCAGCAGGCTCCGCGTCCCTGTCCAGCAGGCCTGTGGTTGACCGCGGATGCGGACGTGCTTTTCAGCGAGGCCGCGCGCGCTCTCGGGGCGATCGTCGACGTGCAGAAGGCAGCTCCCGCCGCTGGTGGTGGGGCAGCGGAGGTCTTGGTGAGCTTTCGGTCCCGTGGCACCGGGCCTATCGATCAGCTCCCTCCTGCCATTCGGCTCGGAAGCCTCCAGGTATCCGGCCGTCTCCCACCGGGGGAGATCCAGCGCATCGCTCGGAGCAACTTCGGCACATTCCGGGCCTGCTACGAGGAGGGGTTGAAGCGGAATCCCAACCTGGAAGGGCGCATCGGTGTGCGTTTCGTGATCGGAAAGGACGGTCGCGTGACGAAAGCCGGTGCGGTCCCGGACCCAACCGCGGAGTTCGCGACCGAGAGATCGGAGCCGCTGCTGCCAGACGAAAAGGTCGTCGCGTGCGTCGTCGGGGCGTTCGAGAAGCTCGTTTTTCCTGCGCCGGAGGGGGGGATCGTGACCGTGGTGTATCCCATCCAATTCTCTCCGGGAAGCTGAGCGGGCAAAGGCCCGTCGAACGCGTGCTTCCCGCCCAGGGCGAGCGTGATCGTTCAGGGGCCGGAGCTGGGGAGGGCGAGCGCGTCTTCGAGAGCCCGGCACGCATGCAGGTTCCAGACGAACCACATCATCGAGCCGCCCGTTTGGACCACGTCCCACACGGCGACGGATTTGCCGAGCACCTCGTTGTGCTCGCCGCCGAGGCAGGTCTTTTCCTTGGGTTTGGGCACATCATCGAGCTTCGTGCGGTCCGCGCCCCAGGCTTCGAAGGTCGTGGCGTCGGCGCAGCGGTGTTTCTCCCGGCACAGGGCGATGGCCCGCTCCGTGGCCTGGTAGGTCCATGCCTCGGTGCTGTAGAACGGCACGCACTCGATGATGCGTTCGAGCTTCTGCGCGATTTCGTCGGGCGAGTGTTTCCCGGCGAGGACCTGCGCGACACGCGTGCGGACCTCGCGATCAAACTGCGCAGGGGTCTTCGCCTCGGCTCTGCGGGACCACGTCGTGTCCGTGTCGCCGTCATAGTGGAAGACGACGAAGCCGCCGGGCTCGGCGATTTTCCGGGCGATGTAATGCCAGAGGTCTCGCTTTTTACGCTCGTCTTTGGCCTTCGTGCTCCGCCATTGATTCGCGATCAGGACGGGCCGGATGTCGTCATCGACGGGGACGAGCTCGACGCGGGGCGTGTACCCATTCTCCTCGAACCGGTTCAGCAACTTCTGAACAATGGCCCGGAGGCCACGCCATGTAGGCTCGCTCGAATCCTCCGAGAGCAGCGCGATGGAGAAGCGCGGCCTCACCAGAGGCCCTCGGTGCGGAGCACCTCGCTGACGTGCTGGATGCCGGTCTGGTAGGCGACGTAGAAGCGCTCGGCTTCCTCCTCGTTGAAATTGCGCCAGACCATCTGCTCGCGCCCGTCGGGGCCGAGGGCCGTGGTGCACCGGATGAAGGTGGTGCGGACGGCTTCGGCGGATTCGATGGGGATGTGGTCGAGGAGGAAAGGGTGTTGCGTCGCGAGGAAGCTCTGGCGGTCTTGCATGCGGTCGAAGCAGAGCTCGATCCATTCGTGGTGCAGGCCGTTGAGGAGTTCGTCGATGACGAGCGGGAGATCCTGCCGGACGGCGAGGTACCACAGGAAGCAGAAGAGCCGCTTCTGACCGAAGCTCAGGAGCTGGTGGGAAACCTGAGAGCCGTCTGCACGGCGGAACAGGCAATCGAAGCCCTGATAGATCGTCCCAGCCTGCGATTGCTGGAGCATTCGCAGGTATAGCTCGGCGGAAGCGAAGCCGAGCGCGGTTGGAATCCGCGAAAGCACGCCGAGCTCATCGAAGGGAATGCACAGCGGTTCAGGCGATTTGGGCTTGTGTGATGCAATGTTCACGAAGCCTTTGGGTAGCCATTCGCCGAATTCAATCCGGGGCCCGTGCACTTTGAAGGAAGCTTGCGTGATGACATCCAAAGTAGCGACAGCCTCATCGAGCCGGTCAACACGTCCCCAGACGTTGAATGTTTCAAAAATGACATCCCAAACTTGGGAGGGGAGGCTGTCGATTATGTCGGGAATGCTCAACATGGCGACGAGCACCCGCATACCCGCCCGGCCCCCCGCCCTCCCCTCGAAAGTCTTCGCGGACCCCTTCGCAGGCGTCCAGGTTACTCGCGTGCCGGTGACCTCGGCGCATCCGATCGTAGTGCCCGCGTCACGAACAGTCATCGTCCAGGCATCGTCGAACTCTGCCTCCTCGCCGAATAGCGGTGCGAGGCCCCTGGGTTTGGCTGGAGTACGAATCGCCCGCATCTCGAGCTGTGTATCGCCCTCCTCCAGCCACCACGTCAGATCGAACCCCGCATCCTCCTTCGCGAATCCCGACAGGTCATCATTCGTGACCGCGGCGATCACATCGAGCAGCGTCGACTTGCCCGTCGCGTTTTTCCCGAGCAGGACGTTGAACGTGGGGCCGAAGCGGAGATCCGTCCCGGGCTTGACGTTGCGGAATCGGTCGATCCGGAGCCGCGTGAGCCGCACCATGCGGGTCTTCTTACCGTCGCCCACCCCGGATGCATAGGGCCAAAGCCGGCCGCCCCGTCGCCCACGCAAGCGCACCCCTCTGCCCCATGAGCCCACCTCCTTGCTCGCAGAAGGGAGCACGCCGTCGTCCTCCGGGGAGCATGACGACGTCCTCCCGGAGCATGACGACATCCGCGGGGAGCACGCCGTCGTCCTCCGGGGAGCATGACGACGTCCGCGGGGAGCATGACGACGTCCTCCCGGAGCATGACGACATCCGCGGGGAGCACGCCGTCGTCCTCCGGGGAGCATGACGACGTCCGCGGGGAGCACGCCGTCGTCCGCCGGGGAGCATGACGACGTCCGCGGGGAGCACGCCGTCGTCCTCCGGGAGCATGAAGACGTCCGCCGAGAGCATGAAGACGTCCGCCGGGAGCATGAAGACGTCCGCCGGGAGCACGCCGTCGTCCTCCGGGAGCATGACGACGCGCGCCGGGAGCACGCCATCGTCCGCCGGGAGCGCGACGCGACGCTAGAACCGCCCCATCACCACGAGCCCCTGCATCGCCCCGCTCACGACCGGCACCACGGTGACCTTCGCTGGCGCCGGGCTCGGGTGCGCTTCGGGATTGATCCACCCGAGCACCAATCCAAGAAAGACCCCCGCCGCGCCCACGCCGAGCGCCGTGGTCGCGACCCGCCCGTCGGTCGTCGCTTTCTCGCGGAGCGCATACCCCTCGGCGTCACATTTGTCCGGATCCGACGTGAGGCAATGCTGCTTCGTCGCCGCATTCGCCTCGTCCGAGCGAGACGCATACACTGCGCCGGCCACGATCGCAGAGGCGCCCGTGGTCATGACGAGCGCCGCCGCAATGCGGGGGCCCGTCCAGAAGGGGGCCGGCGGAGGCGGCGGCGCCGCGGGGGGTTCGGCCCAGGCGATCGAGGGGAGCACGAGGGCGGCCAGGAAAAAGGGCAGGGAGCGCATGTCAGAGGTCGAAGAGCTCGTCGTCCTGGCCCGCGTCCTCCTCGGCGAGGAGCGCCTCCGCGTGCTTGGCGACCGATTCGAAGAATTTTTGCTCGGGTGATTTCGAGGGCAATCGGGCCGCGGCCTCGCGGGCCTGCGAGCGCAGGAGCGTCTCGCTGCGATCCGCCCGGGCGCCCGAGCGAGGCCGCGCCTGGCCCGTGACGACCGAGAAGAGCGCGCTCCGGACACGCTCGAAGCAGCCCTCGCCGGTCGCGTGCGCCCGCCGGAGGAGCGTGGCGACGAGCTCGAGGTGCGCGAAGAGGAAGGTGGGCGGCGCCTCTTCGAGGAGCGCGGAGATCGCTTCGAGCTCGCTCTCGCCGCCGTCCTGCACCCACTCGGAGAGGACTTCGACCGTCGGCAAGGCGAACGAGCGCGAGGCGTCGTGGAAGAGGCGCGCGGCGTGGAAACGGACCCAGCCAATGCGGGCCCGCGCGAGGTGGCGGACGCGGCGCAGGAGCGAGAGCCACTCCGGCGAGCGCGTGAGGCCGGCGAGGATGGCCGAGAGGCCCTCCGGCGGGAGCGGCTCGTACTCCTCCGCCCCTGCGACGGCCCCGGACGCGGCGCGCGCGATGCGCTCGATGAAGAGGCCCGCGACGTCCTCCGGCAGGCGTTTGCCCGCGTGGTGGAGGAATCGCATCGTGGAGTGGCCGTCGAGGCTACGCGCCGCGCCGAGGCGCGTGAGGAAGAGGATGATTTCCTCCTCGGAGAGCGCGCCTTCGGAGAAGAGGCCGCCCGCGTCGAGGGCGCCGAAGAGGGCCTCGGCGACCTCGGGGCCCTCGGAGAGGTCGACGCCGACGGCGAGCTCGACCGCGTCGCGCGGGGAGGATTTGGCGAGGGTGCGGAGCGCCCCGAGCGCCGCGCGGCGGACGAAGCCGTCGCGGTGTCCGAGGAGGTGGCGGAGCGCTTCGCGATCGCCGGGCAGGGGCTTTTCGACCCAGCGATGGAAGACCTGCGCGAGCGAGGCGCAGAGCGTGGGGTTGCCGCCCGTGACGATGGTGTCGACGAGGGCCTCGGCGCGATCGGGCGCGGCCTCGCGGAGTGCATGCAACAAGGAGGCGACGTGCGGGCCGAGCGGGCTCTCGGGCGCGCCCATGACGGCCTCGCAGATCGCCGCGGCCGCCGCCGGATGCATGCGGGAGAGGACGTGCAGGAGGAGGCGCGGGGAGCCGGACTTGCCCGCGAGCGCGAGGGCTTCGAGCGCCGCGCCGAGCCATTCGGCCGTCTGCGCAGGCGGGTGGCCCTCGGCGAGCATCTCGTCGACGACCGCGCGACACGCGTCGGCCGAGCGTCGCTCGACGCCCCCGCGATCGACCTCGCCCGAGCCCGGGATCTCGCTCGCCGGCAGGTCGATCATGCCGCGCTGCGCGGGTGAGCGTTGCGTGAGGGCCTCGTAGAGCCTGCGCTCGGCCGAGGTCGGGACGGTGCCAAGGGCCGTCTCGGCCGCCGCGCGCACCTCGGAGGAGCTCGCGCGCCGGGCCGCGCGCCGGAGCGCGTCGGCGACCGCAAAATGGACGAGCGGATCGGTGGAGGTGTTCGCGGCGGCGCCGAGCATCGTGAGGATGTCGAGCCGCTCCTCGTCGCGCCATCCAGGCTCCATCCGATCGCCGAGGGAACCCCCGGAGCCGTCGGAGAGGACCCGTTCGAGGCCGCTGACGCCCGAGAGCGCGGCGCGTCGTTTCGGCGATCGCGCGCAGCCCGCGAGCGCGGCGAGGGCCTGCGTTCGCAGGGCGCGGCGGCGCTCGTCGGAGGGGCCGGCGTCGACGGCGCCCTCGGAGAGGAAGGTGTCGATCACGTCGAGCGGCGAGTGCTTGTGCTCGTGCGCGTCGTTCGCGAGGAGCCACCGATCGACGGCTTCGAGCAGGGCCTCGTGGACCCCCGCAGGGCGCGCGGACGAGCGCGACGCGAGCTCGCGCAGGACACGCATGGGGTGGTCGGGGTGCGGGCTCTGGAGGCGGAGATCGTCGCGGCCGAGCTGCCAGAGGAGGTCGGCGGCGCGCGGCAGGTGCGCGAGGTGCAGGCCCAC
Protein-coding sequences here:
- a CDS encoding AAA family ATPase; translated protein: MVRLTRLRIDRFRNVKPGTDLRFGPTFNVLLGKNATGKSTLLDVIAAVTNDDLSGFAKEDAGFDLTWWLEEGDTQLEMRAIRTPAKPRGLAPLFGEEAEFDDAWTMTVRDAGTTIGCAEVTGTRVTWTPAKGSAKTFEGRAGGRAGMRVLVAMLSIPDIIDSLPSQVWDVIFETFNVWGRVDRLDEAVATLDVITQASFKVHGPRIEFGEWLPKGFVNIASHKPKSPEPLCIPFDELGVLSRIPTALGFASAELYLRMLQQSQAGTIYQGFDCLFRRADGSQVSHQLLSFGQKRLFCFLWYLAVRQDLPLVIDELLNGLHHEWIELCFDRMQDRQSFLATQHPFLLDHIPIESAEAVRTTFIRCTTALGPDGREQMVWRNFNEEEAERFYVAYQTGIQHVSEVLRTEGLW